One stretch of Miscanthus floridulus cultivar M001 chromosome 18, ASM1932011v1, whole genome shotgun sequence DNA includes these proteins:
- the LOC136523149 gene encoding chitinase 1-like encodes MMRALAVVAMVATAALLAASARAEQCGTQAGGALCPNCLCCSKFGWCGSTSDYCGSGCQSQCTGSCGSTPTPTPSTPTPTPSSGGGSVASIISESLFNQMLLHRNDAACPAKGFYTYAAFIAAANAFPGFGTTGGAVAQKRELAAFLAQTSHETTGGWATAPDGAYAWGYCFKEEQGAAAGPDYCQPSTQWPCAAGKKYYGRGPIQISYNYNYGPAGQAISAGILANPDLVASNPTVSFKTAVWFWMTPQSPKPSCHAVMTGQWTPSGADTAAGRLPGYGVVTNIINGGLECGHGADSRVADRIGFYKRYCDLLGVSYGDNLDCANQRPFNS; translated from the coding sequence ATGATGAGAGCACTAgcggtggtggccatggtggcCACTGCTGCCTTGCTCGCCGCGTCCGCCCGCGCCGAGCAGTGCGGCACGCAGGCCGGCGGCGCGCTCTGCCCCAACTGCCTCTGCTGCAGCAAGTTCGGGTGGTGCGGCAGCACCTCCGACTACTGCGGCAGCGGATGCCAGAGCCAGTGCACCGGCAGCTGCGGCAGCACCCCGACCCCGACCCCAAGCACTCCCACTCCCACCCCGAGCTCCGGCGGTGGCAGCGTGGCGTCCATCATCTCCGAATCCCTGTTCAACCAGATGCTCCTCCACCGCAACGACGCCGCGTGCCCGGCCAAAGGCTTCTACACCTACGCCGCCTTCATCGCGGCGGCCAACGCGTTCCCGGGCTTCGGCACCACGGGCGGCGCCGTCGCGCAGAAGCGCGAGCTGGCGGCGTTCCTAGCCCAAACCTCGCACGAGACGACGGGCGGGTGGGCGACGGCGCCCGACGGCGCCTACGCCTGGGGCTACTGCTTCAAGGAGGAGCAGGGCGCCGCGGCGGGGCCGGACTACTGCCAGCCCAGCACGcagtggccgtgcgccgccggcAAGAAGTACTACGGCCGGGGACCCATCCAGATCTCCTACAACTACAACTACGGCCCTGCCGGGCAGGCCATCAGCGCCGGCATCCTCGCCAACCCGGACCTGGTGGCGTCGAACCCGACGGTCTCGTTCAAGACCGCGGTGTGGTTCTGGATGACGCCGCAGTCGCCCAAGCCGTCGTGCCACGCCGTCATGACGGGGCAGTGGACGCCCTCCGGAGCTGATACCGCCGCCGGGAGGTTGCCGGGGTATGGCGTCGTCACTAACATCATTAATGGTGGCCTGGAGTGCGGCCATGGCGCCGATAGTCGCGTCGCAGACAGGATTGGGTTCTACAAGCGCTACTGCGACTTGCTTGGGGTCAGCTACGGAGACAACTTGGACTGCGCCAACCAGAGGCCCTTCAACAGCTAG